Proteins encoded together in one Streptomyces sp. TLI_171 window:
- a CDS encoding glycosyltransferase family 2 protein, producing the protein MNGSDRRHPAACPPPAAPHSPHTPVTVVELDLDDPGEVRSPGGRGPADPDGRVSALVRLHGHPLGMVHATGTSGRPAALARALVAAAHRELPVPARSSAVPAAGYSRTARDRAGADRPTVSVVVPTHHRPEALRRCLDTLLRSPYPHYEVLVVDNAPTDDRTRLLIDLHYRDRVRYLCEPVTGSARARNCGLAAARGELTAFADDDVLVDTGWIDALADAFADLPETGCVTGLVLPAELDTPAQRALELYGGYARGYHARTWSLADAEDPLLRFSVGRCGSGANMAFRTELLRRLGGFDPATGAGTPARGGEELLAFFRILGAGAAIAYQPDAIVWHRHPRTDGELADQVYNFGVGFGAYLTAAVTHHPATLAPLVRRLPRGLWQWQLAHRARTATARTATARACAAAAAAEPVLPAHLGRRELCGLLYGPLGYLISVRRQHTADRHAVAVAAAGGAR; encoded by the coding sequence ATGAACGGCAGCGACCGGCGCCACCCTGCGGCCTGCCCGCCGCCCGCCGCACCCCACTCGCCGCACACCCCCGTCACCGTGGTCGAACTGGACCTGGACGACCCGGGCGAGGTGCGCTCGCCCGGCGGCCGAGGCCCCGCCGACCCCGACGGACGCGTGTCGGCGTTGGTGCGGCTGCACGGACACCCGCTCGGCATGGTGCACGCCACCGGGACGAGCGGCCGGCCCGCTGCGCTCGCCCGGGCGCTGGTCGCCGCCGCTCATCGCGAACTGCCCGTCCCCGCCCGCTCCAGCGCCGTCCCCGCGGCCGGGTACAGCCGCACCGCCCGCGACCGGGCCGGCGCCGACCGCCCGACCGTCAGCGTCGTCGTCCCCACCCACCACCGCCCCGAGGCCCTGCGGCGCTGCCTCGACACCCTGCTGCGCTCGCCCTACCCGCACTACGAGGTGCTGGTCGTCGACAACGCGCCCACCGACGACCGCACCCGCCTCCTGATCGACCTCCACTACCGCGACCGGGTCCGCTACCTGTGCGAACCCGTCACCGGTTCGGCCCGCGCCCGCAACTGCGGACTCGCCGCCGCCCGCGGCGAGTTGACCGCCTTCGCGGACGACGACGTGCTGGTCGACACCGGCTGGATCGACGCCCTCGCCGACGCCTTCGCCGACCTCCCGGAGACCGGCTGCGTCACCGGACTGGTGCTGCCCGCCGAACTCGACACCCCCGCCCAACGGGCCCTGGAGCTGTACGGCGGCTACGCCCGCGGCTACCACGCCCGCACCTGGTCACTGGCGGACGCCGAGGACCCGCTGCTGCGCTTCTCGGTCGGCCGGTGCGGCTCCGGCGCCAACATGGCCTTCCGCACCGAACTGCTGCGCCGCCTCGGCGGGTTCGACCCCGCCACCGGGGCCGGCACCCCCGCCCGCGGCGGCGAGGAACTGCTGGCGTTCTTCCGGATCCTCGGCGCGGGCGCCGCCATCGCCTACCAGCCCGACGCCATCGTCTGGCACCGCCACCCCCGCACCGACGGCGAACTCGCCGACCAGGTCTACAACTTCGGCGTCGGCTTCGGCGCCTACCTGACCGCCGCCGTCACCCACCACCCCGCCACCCTGGCCCCGCTGGTGCGCCGGCTGCCGCGCGGCCTGTGGCAGTGGCAGCTCGCCCACCGGGCCCGCACCGCCACTGCCCGCACCGCCACCGCCCGGGCCTGCGCCGCAGCGGCGGCCGCCGAACCCGTGCTGCCCGCCCACCTCGGCCGGCGCGAACTGTGCGGCCTGCTGTACGGGCCGCTCGGCTACCTGATCAGCGTCCGCCGCCAGCACACCGCCGACCGGCATGCCGTCGCGGTGGCCGCAGCAGGAGGTGCCCGGTGA
- a CDS encoding SAM-dependent methyltransferase has product MARPNWVPAGTDLDKPNAARVYDYYLGGSHNFEVDRQMARTAIELWPDLPKIMRANRAFLRRATQFVAQEGISRFLDIGSGIPTFGAVHEVAREYQPDARVVYIDMDPVAVAHSRLILAGDPLSQIVDADLRNIDDLLARPEVEELLAPGEPVAVILNAVMHFVTDADEPLKILAKLREALPSGSLLVLSHASLEGRPDQAAGHQKLYKSTPTPLTMRSREQITAMFEGYELLEPGVVYLPEWRPDDAESVGPHPERMTGMAGVGRLS; this is encoded by the coding sequence ATGGCGCGTCCGAACTGGGTGCCCGCAGGGACCGACCTCGACAAGCCGAACGCGGCCCGGGTGTACGACTACTACCTCGGCGGTTCGCACAACTTCGAGGTGGACCGCCAGATGGCTCGCACAGCGATCGAGCTCTGGCCGGACCTGCCCAAGATCATGCGGGCGAACCGGGCGTTCCTCCGCCGCGCCACCCAGTTCGTCGCCCAGGAGGGCATCAGCCGCTTCCTCGACATCGGCTCCGGCATCCCGACCTTCGGCGCCGTGCACGAGGTCGCCCGCGAGTACCAGCCCGACGCGCGCGTGGTCTACATCGACATGGACCCGGTGGCCGTCGCGCACAGCCGCCTGATCCTGGCCGGCGACCCGCTCAGCCAGATCGTCGACGCGGACCTGCGCAACATCGACGACCTGCTGGCCCGCCCCGAGGTCGAGGAACTGCTGGCGCCCGGCGAGCCCGTCGCGGTGATCCTGAACGCGGTCATGCACTTCGTCACCGACGCCGACGAGCCGCTGAAGATCCTCGCCAAGCTCCGCGAGGCGCTGCCCAGCGGCAGCCTGCTGGTCCTCTCGCACGCCTCGCTGGAGGGCCGCCCCGACCAGGCGGCGGGCCACCAGAAGCTGTACAAGTCCACGCCCACGCCGCTCACCATGCGCAGCCGCGAGCAGATCACCGCCATGTTCGAGGGCTACGAACTGCTCGAACCCGGCGTGGTGTACCTGCCCGAGTGGCGCCCCGACGATGCGGAGTCGGTCGGCCCGCACCCCGAGCGGATGACCGGGATGGCCGGCGTCGGACGCCTGTCGTGA
- a CDS encoding bifunctional diguanylate cyclase/phosphodiesterase, translated as MNESPPAGNGFHAAWAAMLRTGHGAAVRPGVLNPLIARTAELLHRAAQEHPFRPELANQVGGLLIDNHFTDPQLLSEAVQLIQRQPVPDERGPALSGAFAAGWAEALRERTLREQEAIRLAADTARQEVEKALRASEARFRALFESAAIGIGLGDTDGNILAVNRALGDIFGGGPEDMRGVRVNDLVHPEDTPGVWEAYEELISGKREYFQFDKPYYRRDGEVVWTHLTVSLIRDDDGTPLYQVAMLEDITDRYRLQERLRHQATHDPLTGLPNRAAFFERLEALFEEPEPDARFGLCYVDLDGFKVVNDSLGHDMGDQLLTVVAGRLESALSPLGHMVARLGGDEFVVLLENCRGEQEAVAAAKTVLAALTKPVVIGDHRLAVGASIGVLERRMATTTPGAAVRAADLTLYRAKEAGRGRWTLFDPKENARAVSRYAVSVRMPAALDRGEFFIDYQPMVDLASGAMTGVEALVRWRHPQLGVLGPEEFVGVAEETGLIMPLGRWVLEQACEQAADWVARFGDRAPRLSVNLAVRQARNAGLVGDIDRILRTTGLDPSMLQLEITESTVVGPEDEALKALHALVDMGVSLSVDDFGTGWSNLAYLRDLPVSNLKIAGSFVGDLHDPAKDTHLGWRIVSGLVSLAHTLGLSVTAEGVESRADAERLRLMGCDLAQGWHFGRPVRPGEIARRIAEADLEIALPADSDT; from the coding sequence GTGAACGAGTCGCCGCCCGCGGGCAACGGGTTCCACGCCGCGTGGGCGGCGATGCTGCGCACCGGGCACGGCGCCGCGGTGCGGCCCGGCGTGCTCAACCCGCTGATCGCCCGGACCGCCGAACTGCTCCACCGGGCCGCCCAGGAGCACCCGTTCCGGCCCGAGCTCGCCAACCAGGTCGGCGGGCTGCTGATCGACAACCACTTCACCGACCCGCAACTGCTGTCCGAAGCGGTGCAGTTGATCCAGCGTCAGCCGGTGCCCGACGAGCGCGGCCCGGCGCTCAGCGGGGCGTTCGCGGCCGGCTGGGCGGAGGCGCTGCGCGAGCGCACCCTGCGCGAGCAGGAGGCGATCCGGCTGGCCGCCGACACCGCCCGGCAGGAGGTCGAGAAGGCCCTGCGCGCCTCCGAGGCCCGATTTCGCGCGCTGTTCGAGTCGGCGGCGATCGGCATCGGCCTCGGCGACACCGACGGCAACATCCTGGCCGTCAACCGGGCGCTGGGCGACATCTTCGGCGGCGGCCCCGAGGACATGCGGGGCGTGCGCGTCAACGACCTGGTCCACCCCGAGGACACCCCGGGCGTGTGGGAGGCGTACGAGGAGCTGATCAGCGGCAAGCGCGAGTACTTCCAGTTCGACAAGCCGTACTACCGGCGCGACGGCGAAGTGGTGTGGACCCACCTGACGGTCTCGCTGATCCGCGACGACGACGGCACGCCGCTCTACCAGGTGGCGATGCTGGAGGACATCACCGACCGCTACCGCCTGCAGGAACGGCTGCGCCACCAGGCCACTCACGACCCGCTGACCGGGCTGCCCAACCGGGCCGCGTTCTTCGAGCGCCTGGAGGCGCTGTTCGAGGAGCCGGAGCCGGACGCCCGGTTCGGCCTCTGCTACGTCGACCTGGACGGCTTCAAGGTCGTCAACGACAGCCTCGGCCACGACATGGGCGACCAGTTGCTGACCGTGGTGGCCGGCCGGCTGGAGTCCGCGCTCAGCCCGCTCGGGCACATGGTGGCCCGGCTCGGCGGCGACGAGTTCGTGGTGCTGCTGGAGAACTGCCGCGGCGAGCAGGAGGCCGTCGCCGCCGCCAAGACCGTGCTCGCCGCGCTCACCAAACCGGTGGTGATCGGCGACCACCGGCTGGCCGTCGGCGCCAGCATCGGCGTGCTGGAGCGCCGGATGGCCACCACCACGCCGGGCGCGGCGGTGCGGGCCGCCGACCTGACGCTGTACCGCGCCAAGGAGGCCGGCCGGGGCCGCTGGACCCTGTTCGACCCGAAGGAGAACGCGCGCGCCGTCAGCCGCTACGCGGTGTCCGTACGGATGCCCGCGGCGCTGGACCGCGGCGAGTTCTTCATCGACTACCAGCCGATGGTCGACCTCGCCTCCGGCGCCATGACCGGCGTCGAGGCGCTGGTGCGCTGGCGCCACCCGCAGCTGGGCGTGCTCGGACCGGAGGAGTTCGTCGGCGTCGCCGAGGAGACCGGGCTGATCATGCCGCTCGGCCGCTGGGTGCTGGAGCAGGCCTGCGAGCAGGCCGCCGACTGGGTCGCCAGGTTCGGCGACCGGGCGCCCAGGCTCAGCGTCAACCTGGCGGTCCGTCAGGCCCGCAACGCCGGACTGGTCGGCGACATCGACCGGATCCTGCGCACCACCGGGCTCGACCCGTCCATGCTGCAGCTGGAGATCACCGAGTCCACCGTGGTCGGCCCCGAGGACGAGGCGCTCAAGGCGCTGCACGCCCTGGTCGACATGGGCGTCTCGCTGTCCGTCGACGACTTCGGCACCGGCTGGTCCAACCTCGCCTACCTGCGCGACCTGCCGGTCTCCAACCTGAAGATCGCCGGCTCCTTCGTCGGCGACCTGCACGACCCCGCCAAGGACACCCACCTCGGCTGGCGGATCGTCAGCGGACTCGTCTCGCTCGCCCACACCCTGGGCCTGTCGGTCACCGCCGAGGGCGTGGAGAGCCGCGCCGACGCCGAACGGCTGCGCCTGATGGGCTGCGACCTCGCCCAGGGCTGGCACTTCGGCCGGCCGGTGCGCCCGGGCGAGATCGCCCGGCGGATCGCCGAGGCCGACCTGGAGATCGCCCTGCCCGCCGACAGCGACACCTGA
- a CDS encoding glycoside hydrolase family 15 protein has product MGGRIEDYALLSDLQTAALVGRDGSVDWLCLPRFDSPSCFAALLGTPEHGAWQLAPTGADAAHCTSRRYLADTLVLETRWRTPDGEVKVLDFMPHRERAPQLIRIVEGVSGAVPVRGELRLRFHHGRISPWVRRTDRHRVAVAGPDSAWLRVPPGVHTYGVDGATVSEFTATPGQRVAFLLTWQPSHLATTPRADPDALLAATVEGWRGWAAQCPYRGEWREAVLRSLLTLKALAYEPTGGIVAAPTSSLPEVPGGERNWDYRYCWLRDSSMTLSALLRGGFRQEAAAWRKWLLRAVAGDPSAVQAVYGVAGERGLPETEADWLPGHLDSRPVRFGNAAVGQLQLDVYGEVVDTLNLALRAGIPMERQVWSLLRTLLASLSVRWREPDEGLWEVRSDRRHFTHSKVMAWVAADRAVRMAEATGLPAPSSEWRALRDQVHAEVCERAVDPRRGVFVRSYGSTELDAATLFVATTGFLPPDDPRVARTVEAVQHGLDHGGLVRRYPPGAEDGLAGSEGAFLACSFWLADALTVLGRHQEARELFARAASLGNDLGLLSEQWDPVGRRQLGNTPQAFTHVALVNTAFRLGG; this is encoded by the coding sequence ATGGGCGGACGCATCGAGGACTACGCGCTCCTCTCCGATCTGCAGACCGCCGCACTGGTCGGCCGGGACGGCTCGGTGGACTGGCTCTGCCTCCCCCGCTTCGACTCCCCCAGCTGCTTCGCCGCCCTGCTCGGCACCCCCGAGCACGGCGCCTGGCAGCTCGCCCCCACCGGAGCCGACGCCGCGCACTGCACCTCCCGCCGCTACCTCGCCGACACGCTCGTGCTGGAGACCCGCTGGCGCACCCCCGACGGCGAGGTCAAGGTCCTCGACTTCATGCCGCACCGCGAGCGCGCCCCGCAGCTGATCCGCATCGTCGAGGGCGTCAGCGGCGCCGTCCCGGTCCGCGGCGAGCTGCGGCTGCGCTTCCACCACGGCCGGATCTCCCCCTGGGTCCGCCGCACCGACCGCCACCGGGTCGCCGTCGCCGGCCCGGACTCCGCCTGGCTTCGGGTGCCGCCCGGCGTGCACACCTACGGCGTCGACGGCGCCACCGTCTCCGAGTTCACCGCCACCCCCGGACAGCGCGTCGCGTTCCTGCTCACCTGGCAGCCCTCCCACCTCGCCACCACCCCGCGCGCCGACCCCGACGCGCTGCTCGCCGCCACCGTCGAGGGCTGGCGCGGCTGGGCCGCCCAGTGCCCCTACCGCGGCGAGTGGCGGGAGGCGGTGCTGCGCTCGCTGCTCACCCTGAAGGCCCTCGCCTACGAGCCGACCGGCGGCATCGTCGCCGCCCCGACCAGCTCGCTGCCGGAGGTGCCGGGCGGCGAACGCAACTGGGACTACCGGTACTGCTGGCTGCGCGACTCCTCGATGACGCTCTCCGCGCTGCTGCGCGGCGGCTTCCGGCAGGAGGCCGCCGCCTGGCGCAAGTGGCTGCTGCGGGCGGTCGCCGGCGACCCGTCCGCCGTCCAGGCCGTGTACGGGGTGGCCGGCGAGCGCGGCCTGCCGGAGACCGAGGCCGACTGGCTGCCCGGACACCTCGACTCGCGCCCCGTCCGGTTCGGCAACGCAGCCGTCGGCCAGCTCCAACTCGACGTCTACGGCGAGGTGGTGGACACCCTCAACCTGGCACTGCGGGCCGGCATCCCGATGGAGCGCCAGGTGTGGAGCCTGCTGCGCACCCTGCTCGCCTCGCTGTCCGTCCGCTGGCGCGAGCCGGACGAGGGCCTGTGGGAGGTCCGCAGCGACCGGCGGCACTTCACCCACTCCAAGGTGATGGCCTGGGTGGCCGCCGACCGCGCGGTCCGGATGGCCGAGGCCACCGGCCTGCCCGCCCCGTCGTCCGAGTGGCGGGCCCTGCGCGACCAGGTGCACGCCGAGGTGTGCGAGCGCGCCGTCGACCCGCGCCGCGGCGTGTTCGTCCGCTCCTACGGCTCGACGGAGCTGGACGCGGCGACGCTGTTCGTCGCCACCACCGGCTTCCTGCCGCCGGACGACCCGCGGGTGGCGCGCACCGTGGAGGCCGTCCAACACGGCCTCGACCACGGCGGGCTGGTGCGCCGCTACCCGCCCGGCGCGGAGGACGGCCTGGCGGGCAGCGAAGGGGCGTTCCTGGCCTGCTCGTTCTGGCTCGCGGACGCGCTCACCGTCCTCGGGCGGCACCAGGAGGCGCGCGAACTCTTCGCCCGGGCCGCCTCGTTGGGCAACGACCTGGGCCTGCTGAGCGAGCAGTGGGACCCGGTGGGCCGTCGGCAGCTCGGCAACACCCCGCAGGCGTTCACCCATGTCGCGCTGGTCAACACCGCTTTCCGACTGGGCGGTTGA
- a CDS encoding glycosyltransferase family 2 protein — MSATLPTGQPSANSGTPPQNPLRRAADRTPLRRADDRTADRTPKRRAADRAPMRRSDDRQPARAPGRRTGDYSSRHTVSLVVPARDEARNIPWVFEQIPNCVDEVILVDGSSRDATVAMARACLPAVRSVQQDGPGKGNALRTGFAAASGEYIVMIDADGSMWPGEIPHFLHFLDHGYDFVKGSRRIAGGGSLDLTPLRALGNKALLLVVNRLYGALLTDLCYGYCAFRRGFLAELDLHATGFEIEAEMVAHALRSGLRIAEVPSLELPRRSGRSHLHAVSDGRRVLRTLLAERPGAGEGR; from the coding sequence ATGAGCGCCACCCTGCCCACCGGGCAACCTTCCGCCAACTCCGGCACCCCGCCCCAGAACCCGCTGCGCCGCGCCGCCGACCGCACCCCGCTGCGCCGCGCCGACGACCGGACCGCCGACCGCACGCCGAAGCGGCGCGCCGCCGACCGGGCGCCGATGCGGCGCTCCGACGACCGACAGCCCGCCCGGGCCCCCGGCCGCCGCACCGGCGACTACAGCAGCCGGCACACCGTCAGCCTGGTGGTGCCCGCCCGCGACGAAGCCCGCAACATCCCCTGGGTGTTCGAGCAGATCCCGAACTGCGTCGACGAGGTCATCCTGGTCGACGGCTCCTCCCGGGACGCCACCGTCGCGATGGCCCGCGCCTGCCTGCCCGCCGTCCGCAGCGTCCAGCAGGACGGCCCGGGCAAGGGCAACGCGCTGCGCACCGGGTTCGCCGCCGCCAGCGGCGAGTACATCGTGATGATCGACGCCGACGGCTCGATGTGGCCCGGCGAGATCCCGCACTTCCTGCACTTCCTCGACCACGGCTACGACTTCGTCAAGGGCTCCCGGCGGATCGCCGGCGGCGGCTCGCTCGACCTCACCCCGCTGCGAGCCCTCGGCAACAAGGCGCTGCTGCTGGTCGTCAACCGCCTGTACGGGGCCCTGCTCACCGACCTGTGCTACGGCTACTGCGCGTTCCGCCGCGGCTTCCTCGCCGAACTCGACCTGCACGCGACGGGGTTCGAGATCGAGGCGGAAATGGTCGCGCACGCGCTGCGCTCGGGACTGCGGATCGCCGAAGTCCCGAGCCTCGAACTTCCCCGCCGCAGCGGACGCTCCCACCTGCACGCCGTCTCCGACGGCCGCAGAGTGCTGCGCACCCTGCTCGCGGAACGCCCCGGCGCGGGGGAGGGACGATGA
- a CDS encoding lipopolysaccharide biosynthesis protein, which yields MTSEQLATAPRTFTALLRAELAKGLRATHHRTDTPHTPADDPAAVRPPLPVAAGPVTGAAVADATAAPAATGGPDTDATRRPGSGATAAPARRAHRRPAEPLLRNGHMLAGSALLSAALGAVFWILATRWYSPETVGRCTAALAVAGLLSGLGRFNLGDVLTRFVPTAGRHTRWLVLRCYAVSVGASGLAAVGFLLLVPWISPELAFLRDPLPAAAFLVATAGYSVFVLQDGALTGLRRTGWVLGENALFNVVKAVLLGLCAALAVSSGILLAWSLALLVAIAVTSAVLFRHAIPAHQRADRAGAPRPRRVLGYATADYFGKTAGVACGTAVPLLVLGRLGADQAAYYGLAFIIADTFYVAVASMGGSLLVEGVREPARLAEHGRRMLRHATLLVTLPTLAVTAAAPLLLLPFGPGYAEHGTTVLRLMALSALPNVVLGVAIEVARVRRALRTLLLLEFGSAGLVLVLAVVLLPPLGLTGVGLAWLIAACVLAVPLLATLPRWLPAPHRRPA from the coding sequence GTGACTTCCGAGCAACTCGCCACCGCGCCGCGCACGTTCACCGCCCTGCTGCGGGCCGAACTGGCCAAGGGCCTGCGCGCGACCCACCACCGGACGGACACACCGCACACCCCGGCCGACGACCCGGCAGCCGTGCGGCCGCCGCTGCCGGTGGCCGCCGGGCCGGTCACGGGCGCCGCCGTCGCGGACGCGACCGCCGCACCCGCCGCCACCGGCGGGCCGGACACCGACGCCACTCGCCGGCCGGGCAGCGGGGCCACCGCCGCACCCGCCCGGCGGGCGCACCGCCGGCCCGCGGAGCCGCTGCTGCGCAACGGGCACATGCTGGCCGGCAGCGCCCTGCTCTCGGCCGCCCTGGGCGCGGTGTTCTGGATCCTCGCCACCCGCTGGTACAGCCCCGAGACGGTCGGGCGCTGCACGGCGGCGCTGGCCGTTGCCGGACTGCTGTCGGGGCTCGGGCGGTTCAACCTCGGCGACGTGCTCACCCGGTTCGTGCCCACCGCGGGCCGCCACACCCGCTGGCTGGTGCTGCGCTGCTACGCCGTCAGCGTCGGCGCGAGCGGCCTCGCCGCCGTCGGCTTCCTGCTGCTGGTGCCCTGGATCTCGCCCGAACTCGCCTTCCTGCGGGACCCGTTGCCCGCCGCCGCGTTCCTGGTCGCGACGGCCGGCTACTCCGTCTTCGTGCTGCAGGACGGCGCGCTCACCGGGCTGCGCCGCACCGGCTGGGTGCTCGGCGAGAACGCCCTGTTCAACGTCGTCAAGGCCGTGCTGCTGGGACTGTGCGCCGCGCTCGCGGTGTCCAGCGGAATCCTGCTCGCCTGGTCGCTGGCCCTGCTGGTCGCCATCGCCGTCACCAGCGCCGTGCTGTTCCGGCACGCCATCCCCGCCCACCAGCGCGCCGACCGGGCGGGCGCGCCCCGACCGCGCCGGGTCCTCGGCTACGCCACCGCCGACTACTTCGGCAAGACCGCGGGCGTCGCCTGCGGCACCGCCGTCCCCCTGCTGGTCCTCGGCCGGCTCGGCGCGGACCAGGCTGCCTACTACGGCCTGGCGTTCATCATCGCCGACACCTTCTACGTGGCCGTCGCCTCGATGGGCGGCTCGCTGCTGGTCGAGGGCGTCCGCGAACCGGCCCGGCTCGCCGAGCACGGCCGCCGGATGCTGCGGCACGCCACCCTGCTGGTCACCCTGCCCACCCTCGCCGTCACCGCCGCCGCGCCGCTGCTGCTGCTGCCGTTCGGCCCCGGCTACGCCGAACACGGCACCACCGTCCTGCGGTTGATGGCGCTGTCCGCGCTGCCCAACGTCGTCCTCGGGGTGGCGATCGAGGTGGCCCGGGTCCGTCGCGCGCTGCGCACCCTGCTGCTGCTGGAGTTCGGCTCCGCCGGACTCGTCCTCGTCCTGGCCGTCGTGCTGCTGCCGCCGCTCGGCCTGACCGGCGTCGGGCTGGCCTGGCTGATCGCCGCCTGCGTCCTCGCCGTCCCACTGCTCGCCACCCTTCCCCGGTGGCTGCCCGCACCGCACAGGAGGCCGGCATGA
- a CDS encoding glycosyltransferase family 2 protein, producing MNSAVAHGNRAERRTAGAEALWASVAELRALVPDAPAAVVDLDLDRPGELRAPGGGPVRPDGRVLALIRRQGRPLGLLTGTADRREPQLLASELAAEGERIGTPRETWAAPADGPLVSVVVCTRDREGMLRQCLDSLLRNGYPHVEYLIVDNAPTGRAVEELVDGRDPGRVRYLREPVPGLARARNRGLAAARGELIAFTDDDALTDTGWAAAFAARFAADPAIGCVTGLVLPAELDTPAQVAFERYCGYSRGFAPAAWRLDRPPVDDPLFPFTVSRCGTGANMAFRTRLLRRLGGFEPAIGAGSPGRGGEDLLAFLRVLRAGATLAYQPDALVWHRHRRTERELADQIHNFGTGFGAYLTAAAVRHPALLPALAARLPRGARQAMRRGDDQAARHQDPALAALGRRELLGLLHGPAGYLRGARERRRTGEGAEP from the coding sequence ATGAACAGCGCGGTGGCGCACGGGAACCGGGCCGAGCGGAGGACCGCAGGCGCGGAGGCGCTGTGGGCCTCGGTGGCCGAACTCCGGGCCCTCGTCCCGGACGCGCCCGCCGCGGTGGTCGACCTCGACCTCGACCGGCCCGGCGAACTGCGGGCGCCCGGCGGCGGGCCCGTGCGCCCCGACGGCCGGGTGCTCGCGCTGATCCGCCGTCAGGGGCGCCCGCTCGGCCTGCTGACCGGAACCGCCGACCGCCGCGAACCGCAGCTGCTGGCAAGCGAATTGGCAGCCGAGGGAGAGCGGATCGGAACGCCCCGGGAGACCTGGGCGGCGCCCGCCGACGGGCCGCTGGTGAGCGTCGTGGTCTGCACCCGGGACCGGGAGGGGATGCTGCGACAGTGCCTCGACTCCCTGCTGCGGAACGGCTATCCGCACGTCGAGTACCTGATCGTGGACAACGCGCCCACCGGCCGGGCCGTCGAGGAACTGGTCGACGGGCGCGACCCGGGCCGGGTCCGGTACCTCCGCGAGCCGGTGCCGGGCCTCGCCAGGGCCCGCAACCGCGGACTGGCCGCCGCCCGAGGCGAGTTGATCGCCTTCACCGACGACGACGCGCTGACCGACACCGGCTGGGCGGCCGCCTTCGCCGCCCGCTTCGCCGCCGACCCGGCGATCGGCTGCGTCACCGGACTGGTGCTGCCCGCCGAACTCGACACCCCCGCCCAGGTCGCCTTCGAACGCTACTGCGGCTACAGCCGGGGCTTCGCCCCCGCCGCCTGGCGCCTCGACCGGCCGCCCGTCGACGACCCGCTGTTCCCGTTCACCGTCAGCCGCTGCGGCACCGGCGCCAACATGGCCTTCCGCACCCGACTGCTGCGCCGGCTGGGCGGGTTCGAGCCCGCGATCGGCGCCGGGAGCCCCGGCCGCGGCGGCGAGGACCTGCTCGCCTTCCTGCGGGTGCTGCGGGCCGGCGCCACCCTCGCCTACCAGCCCGACGCCCTGGTCTGGCACCGCCACCGCCGCACCGAACGCGAACTCGCCGACCAGATCCACAACTTCGGCACCGGCTTCGGCGCCTACCTGACCGCAGCCGCCGTCCGCCACCCCGCCCTGCTGCCCGCCCTCGCCGCCCGGCTCCCGCGCGGCGCCCGGCAGGCGATGCGCCGCGGCGACGACCAGGCCGCCCGGCACCAGGACCCCGCCCTCGCCGCCCTCGGCCGCCGCGAACTGCTCGGCCTGCTGCACGGCCCGGCCGGCTACCTGCGCGGCGCCCGCGAACGCCGCCGCACCGGCGAAGGAGCCGAGCCGTGA
- a CDS encoding glycosyltransferase family 2 protein, translated as MSTPPATVTVVICAYTLDRWDDIRAAVTSVRAQLHPVDELLLIADHNPELASKAAGLDGVSVLANSGPRGLSGARNTGVAAARGEIVCFLDDDATAAPDWIRRLLDGYRDPAVLGVGGLVTPRWDGGRPGWFPPEFDWVVGCTHRGAPRRPAAVRNLIGANMSFRRTALHEAGGFRTELGRIGTRPLGCEETELCLRLTRRHPGTRLCYDPAAVVRHHVPETRAAWAYFRARCWAEGRSKARVARLAGPRRGLAEERRHLRRTLPAALGDDLRHARVARAAALCAGTALTVLGYAAGTAATAFGRARTAGPGPAPHPGRRP; from the coding sequence ATGAGCACCCCACCCGCCACCGTCACCGTCGTCATCTGCGCCTACACCCTGGACCGGTGGGACGACATTCGAGCGGCCGTGACCTCCGTCCGGGCCCAGCTGCACCCGGTCGACGAACTGCTGCTGATCGCCGACCACAACCCCGAACTCGCTTCGAAAGCAGCCGGGTTGGACGGTGTCTCGGTGCTCGCCAACAGCGGCCCGCGCGGCCTGTCCGGCGCCCGCAACACCGGCGTCGCCGCCGCCCGCGGCGAGATCGTCTGCTTCCTCGACGACGACGCCACCGCCGCCCCCGACTGGATCCGGCGCCTGCTCGACGGCTACCGCGACCCCGCCGTGCTCGGCGTCGGCGGCCTGGTCACCCCCCGCTGGGACGGCGGCCGGCCCGGCTGGTTCCCGCCCGAGTTCGACTGGGTGGTGGGCTGCACCCACCGCGGCGCACCCCGCCGCCCCGCCGCCGTCCGCAACCTGATCGGCGCCAACATGTCCTTCCGCCGCACCGCGCTGCACGAGGCCGGCGGCTTCCGCACCGAACTCGGCCGGATCGGCACCCGCCCGCTCGGCTGCGAGGAGACCGAGCTCTGCCTGCGCCTGACCCGCCGTCACCCCGGCACCCGGCTGTGCTACGACCCCGCCGCCGTGGTCCGCCACCACGTCCCCGAAACCCGCGCCGCCTGGGCGTACTTCCGGGCCCGCTGCTGGGCCGAAGGCCGCTCCAAGGCCCGGGTCGCCCGCCTGGCCGGACCGCGCCGCGGCCTCGCCGAGGAACGCCGCCACCTGCGCCGCACCCTGCCCGCCGCCCTCGGCGACGACCTGCGGCACGCCCGGGTCGCCCGGGCCGCCGCCCTGTGCGCCGGCACCGCGCTCACCGTCCTCGGCTACGCCGCCGGGA